Proteins encoded by one window of Blastopirellula marina:
- a CDS encoding ABC transporter permease: protein MAWSIRPMTQLVIARLKEFYREPEAVFWVYGFPILMTVALGVAFREQPEQTFRIEVIGPSAEVARTALQEDTRFHLGDSDEAAAKERLRTGRTDLVVTAGGTKQFDYLFVPTRPESQLARNEVDLVLQKASGRVDSAEVTSVELDVPGGRYIDFLVPGLLGMGLMGGGLWGLGFVVVDMRLRKLLKRFLATPMRKTDFLASLMISRLIFMVPEVLLLLVFAWLVFGVQIAGNPLTVVFFILLGAVSFAGLGLLIACRAKTLETVSGLMNLVMLPMWVLSGIFFSRERFPEFLQPAIRLLPLTALNDALRGVMLEGTGLFSLAHETIVLVLWGALSFVVALRYFRWH from the coding sequence CCGATGACACAACTGGTTATTGCCCGACTGAAAGAGTTCTACCGCGAACCAGAAGCCGTTTTCTGGGTGTATGGCTTTCCGATCCTGATGACGGTCGCTTTGGGAGTCGCGTTTCGCGAACAGCCCGAGCAAACGTTTCGCATCGAGGTGATCGGCCCCAGCGCAGAAGTCGCGCGGACGGCACTCCAAGAGGATACGCGTTTTCACTTGGGCGATAGTGACGAAGCTGCCGCGAAAGAGCGTCTACGCACCGGTCGAACCGACCTGGTAGTCACGGCCGGCGGTACGAAGCAGTTCGACTACTTGTTTGTCCCCACGAGGCCAGAAAGCCAACTCGCGCGGAACGAAGTCGACCTGGTCCTGCAAAAGGCTTCAGGGCGAGTCGACTCGGCCGAGGTAACCTCCGTCGAACTTGACGTGCCTGGTGGTCGGTATATCGACTTCCTGGTACCAGGCCTGTTGGGCATGGGTTTGATGGGGGGCGGTTTGTGGGGGCTTGGCTTCGTGGTAGTGGATATGCGGCTGCGGAAACTGCTGAAGCGGTTTCTTGCCACTCCGATGCGCAAGACCGACTTCCTGGCGTCGCTCATGATCAGTCGCTTGATCTTCATGGTGCCAGAGGTCCTGCTCCTGCTTGTGTTTGCCTGGCTGGTGTTCGGAGTGCAGATCGCCGGGAATCCGCTGACCGTGGTGTTCTTTATTCTGCTGGGGGCCGTTAGTTTTGCCGGCCTGGGGCTGTTGATTGCCTGTCGAGCGAAAACCCTAGAGACGGTCTCTGGTTTGATGAACCTGGTGATGCTGCCGATGTGGGTCCTTTCGGGCATCTTCTTCAGCCGCGAACGCTTTCCGGAGTTCCTGCAACCGGCCATTCGGCTGTTACCTTTGACCGCGCTAAACGATGCCTTGCGAGGCGTGATGTTGGAAGGGACGGGGTTGTTTTCGTTAGCACACGAAACAATCGTGCTGGTTCTTTGGGGAGCCCTTTCGTTCGTGGTCGCGCTAAGATACTTCCGCTGGCATTAA
- a CDS encoding RNA recognition motif domain-containing protein produces MKKKLYVGNLPYSYTGTDLENLFGEYGPVAYVSVISDRETGRSRGFGFVEMDNDQDATAAIDALNGFDVDGRKLVVNEAREREGRPGGGGGGGGGGHRGGGGGGGRGGDRGGYRGGR; encoded by the coding sequence GTGAAGAAGAAATTGTACGTAGGGAATCTCCCTTACAGTTACACCGGTACTGACTTGGAAAACCTTTTCGGTGAGTACGGTCCCGTCGCTTACGTTAGCGTCATCTCCGATCGTGAAACGGGCCGTTCGCGCGGTTTCGGTTTCGTCGAAATGGACAACGACCAGGACGCAACGGCTGCTATCGATGCCCTGAACGGCTTCGACGTTGATGGCCGCAAGCTGGTTGTGAACGAAGCTCGCGAACGCGAAGGTCGTCCAGGTGGCGGCGGCGGTGGCGGCGGTGGCGGTCATCGTGGTGGCGGCGGCGGCGGTGGCCGTGGCGGCGATCGCGGTGGATACCGTGGCGGTCGCTAA
- a CDS encoding dienelactone hydrolase family protein: protein MKLSRVFCLSLLLLFPLTVGLQAADEKPATQSEETFELPDGKEMDFLLYLPKGYEQQQKWPLVLFLHGAGERGDDLSLVKKHGPPKLIENGKDFPFIVVSPQCPKGTWWVTEDVVALMKHIMQIHNVDKNRVYITGLSMGGRGTWQVAGAMADEVAAIAPICGPSDVTVVEKIAHLPIWVFHGGKDSAVNISNSEEMVKLLKEKGNEAKFTIYPEAGHDSWTETYDNEELYKWLLSHELKTDKE, encoded by the coding sequence ATGAAACTGTCACGCGTCTTTTGTCTCTCTTTGCTCCTCCTTTTCCCGCTAACTGTTGGCCTGCAAGCTGCCGATGAAAAGCCGGCCACGCAGTCGGAAGAGACTTTCGAGCTTCCCGATGGGAAGGAAATGGATTTCCTGCTGTACCTGCCCAAGGGTTATGAACAACAGCAGAAGTGGCCGCTTGTTCTGTTTCTGCATGGTGCCGGCGAACGAGGGGACGATTTATCTCTCGTCAAGAAGCATGGCCCACCGAAGCTGATCGAGAACGGGAAGGATTTTCCCTTCATCGTTGTCTCGCCTCAGTGCCCTAAGGGAACATGGTGGGTGACTGAAGACGTGGTCGCCCTGATGAAGCACATCATGCAAATCCACAACGTCGACAAGAACCGTGTGTACATTACCGGTCTGAGCATGGGTGGCCGTGGAACCTGGCAAGTCGCCGGAGCGATGGCCGACGAAGTCGCCGCAATCGCACCGATCTGTGGGCCATCCGATGTCACGGTGGTCGAGAAGATCGCTCACCTGCCGATCTGGGTGTTTCATGGCGGCAAAGACTCGGCTGTGAATATCTCGAACTCGGAAGAGATGGTTAAGCTACTGAAGGAGAAGGGAAACGAAGCCAAGTTCACCATCTATCCGGAAGCCGGCCACGATAGCTGGACGGAAACTTACGACAACGAAGAGCTATACAAATGGCTGTTGTCGCACGAGCTAAAGACTGACAAAGAGTAG
- a CDS encoding diacylglycerol/lipid kinase family protein has product MKICTLFNGRAGRAQAIGPQVKQLAERDGFCWIAIDQLQTDEELIEIVERERPERVILVGGDGTISRSLSILSRPSDLQFGIVPTGTGNDLARSLDIPLGNIEAAWNLAVSGQAKAMDILETSIDEPRLLMNAVTAGIGGVVAEEIQTEMKETYGALAYWMSAFSVLSDPPVFRIRLTLDQQHVIEEEAYAFCVANGRCAGGGFVIAPNAQLNDGKIHVTVLPALSTIEMFESGINFVLTNEDAEQRIVTYNAEEVEFEASPEIPCSLDGEKATFATLKFRIVPGARMVVGGPNAAFARNTSS; this is encoded by the coding sequence ATGAAAATCTGTACGCTCTTCAACGGTCGGGCGGGCAGAGCCCAAGCGATCGGCCCTCAAGTGAAACAACTTGCAGAGCGCGATGGGTTTTGTTGGATTGCGATCGATCAACTCCAAACCGACGAGGAGTTGATCGAGATCGTCGAAAGGGAAAGGCCTGAGAGAGTCATTCTTGTTGGTGGCGATGGTACTATCTCACGCTCATTGAGCATTCTTTCTCGGCCGAGTGATCTTCAGTTCGGCATTGTTCCGACCGGAACCGGCAACGATCTGGCAAGATCGCTCGATATTCCCCTAGGTAATATCGAAGCCGCATGGAATCTGGCAGTCAGCGGCCAGGCAAAAGCGATGGACATCCTCGAAACGTCCATCGACGAGCCCAGGCTTCTGATGAATGCAGTCACCGCCGGTATCGGCGGTGTTGTCGCCGAAGAAATTCAAACCGAGATGAAAGAAACATACGGAGCACTCGCCTACTGGATGTCGGCGTTCTCGGTACTTTCTGATCCGCCGGTCTTTCGCATTCGCCTGACACTCGACCAGCAACATGTGATTGAAGAAGAGGCCTACGCTTTTTGTGTGGCCAATGGACGTTGTGCTGGTGGTGGCTTCGTCATCGCTCCGAATGCCCAACTCAACGACGGCAAAATCCACGTGACGGTATTACCCGCTCTGTCCACTATCGAGATGTTCGAGTCGGGCATTAATTTCGTTCTGACCAACGAGGACGCTGAACAACGGATTGTTACCTACAACGCAGAAGAAGTGGAATTCGAGGCATCGCCTGAAATTCCTTGTAGCCTGGATGGAGAGAAGGCAACCTTCGCTACCCTGAAGTTTCGCATCGTCCCAGGTGCCAGGATGGTCGTCGGTGGTCCGAATGCGGCGTTCGCGAGAAATACTTCCTCGTAA
- a CDS encoding DUF1080 domain-containing protein: MTMHRSLSLSLLLVLTCVVSLQAEDKKTDEPKGEWIQLFNGKDLTGWIPKVRYHEAGENPGNTFRVEDGLLTVSYADGYPDGFNETFGHLFYEKPFSNYRLRVEYRFIGDQCKGGPGWAFRNSGVMIHGESPQEMGKDQNFPASIEVQLLGGREMGSRPTANLCTPGTHVVMDGKLFKPHCINSSSETYRGDEWVTCEIEVHGNGTIKHIMDGKVVLEYEKSQLDPTNGSISEPDHTKMLIEKNGGDVMLTGGTISLQSESHPCQFRKVEIMLLDE, encoded by the coding sequence ATGACTATGCACCGCAGTCTGTCTCTTTCGTTGTTGTTGGTTCTCACATGTGTCGTCTCGCTTCAAGCGGAAGACAAGAAGACGGACGAACCTAAAGGAGAATGGATTCAGCTGTTCAACGGGAAGGACCTGACCGGTTGGATTCCTAAAGTTCGTTATCACGAAGCCGGCGAAAACCCTGGCAACACGTTTCGCGTGGAAGATGGTCTGCTGACCGTTTCGTATGCCGATGGCTACCCAGATGGCTTCAACGAAACGTTCGGCCACCTGTTCTACGAAAAGCCGTTCAGCAACTATCGCCTGCGGGTGGAATACCGTTTCATTGGCGACCAGTGCAAAGGTGGTCCAGGCTGGGCATTCCGCAACAGCGGCGTGATGATTCATGGAGAATCGCCGCAGGAGATGGGCAAAGATCAAAACTTCCCCGCATCCATCGAAGTGCAACTGCTGGGCGGCAGGGAAATGGGCAGTCGCCCCACCGCGAACCTGTGCACCCCGGGCACCCACGTGGTGATGGACGGCAAGTTGTTCAAGCCTCACTGCATTAACAGCTCGTCGGAAACTTACCGTGGCGATGAGTGGGTGACCTGCGAGATCGAAGTTCACGGCAACGGAACGATCAAGCACATCATGGACGGCAAAGTTGTGTTGGAATATGAAAAGTCGCAACTCGATCCGACCAACGGTTCCATTTCCGAACCAGATCACACAAAGATGTTGATCGAAAAGAATGGCGGCGATGTCATGCTTACCGGCGGAACGATTTCGCTGCAATCGGAAAGCCATCCATGTCAGTTCCGCAAAGTGGAAATCATGCTGCTGGACGAATAG
- a CDS encoding response regulator transcription factor: MTSEPIVHFVDDDPAARESLLQLARSVGLTAYTYGSGEEFLDQVPAQPGCVVLDIRLPGVSGLEVHRRVNQANLPLIVIYLSAHADVPTTVQAMKLGAFELFQKPCNTTRLIEAIRQALDKNQQTFEKHIKRQEADQLLQGLSAEETKVLELMFLGRTNQEIADRLQLSLRTVQFRRSSIFRKTNVNSKARLFDMLFDAGWSPTPVPQIQEAGRRDG, encoded by the coding sequence ATGACTTCAGAACCGATTGTTCATTTTGTTGATGATGATCCCGCCGCGCGCGAATCCCTCCTGCAGCTTGCAAGATCGGTAGGGCTGACTGCCTATACCTACGGCTCTGGCGAAGAGTTTCTCGATCAAGTACCCGCGCAGCCAGGGTGTGTCGTGCTCGATATCCGCTTGCCGGGTGTCTCTGGGCTGGAAGTACATCGTCGCGTTAATCAGGCCAATCTGCCGCTGATTGTGATCTACTTGTCTGCGCATGCCGATGTGCCGACTACCGTTCAGGCCATGAAGCTCGGCGCATTCGAGTTGTTTCAGAAACCGTGCAATACCACACGGTTGATCGAAGCCATTCGTCAGGCATTGGATAAGAATCAGCAGACCTTCGAAAAGCACATCAAGCGCCAAGAGGCTGACCAGCTTTTGCAAGGGCTTTCGGCTGAGGAAACGAAGGTTCTGGAACTGATGTTCCTGGGGCGGACGAACCAGGAAATCGCCGACCGTTTGCAATTAAGTCTGCGTACGGTACAGTTCCGCCGGTCGAGCATCTTCCGCAAGACGAACGTTAATTCCAAGGCTCGGCTGTTCGACATGCTATTCGATGCCGGCTGGAGCCCAACACCGGTTCCTCAGATCCAAGAAGCCGGTCGTCGCGACGGATAG
- the lnt gene encoding apolipoprotein N-acyltransferase, whose translation MNAPESSSTTSTTKTAAPSSLSWQKILAISIASSLLLAAAFPPLNLFPLAWIAPIGWLLLIRTPVLPKRSYWILYLSGLLFWLTVLYGVGNAHWATRLFGWPVLCGYLACYTPLFVAISRVIVHRVRVPLPIVAPIVWTALEYFRAYFVTGFSLALLGHTQVHLLPMVQIAEFVGAYGVSFVMMLVAAFLVSSIPTIWNEPSHPPDPKVLRRIVLAFVAFVIAIGYYGFGYFLWDMNGMQEWGYRGDHHDENARSVRIGLVQGSIDTVFGDPTQSSRTFEQYTALTDHLAKAHPDLDLIVWPETTMGDHMVFELGADYAPPADLPIDVQEHKKRITDRANGFNGFLKDLAVNRWQAPLLLGTSALRYGNQRLDHYNTAIHVGHEGTIINRYDKVHPVMFGEYVPFGDYAPFVYDWLPIGGGLTPGKGPVAVDVEGVSLVPCICFENTVPQLVAGQVRQLHEQGHDVDALVTLTNDGWFWGSSILDLHLTCARFRAIENRRPMLVAANTGISAVIAPSGHLSQYSPVRKTTYLVAELYPTNRPLTYYTRYGDWFAAGCLVLTIVGGVAGWLIRRWKAQPPL comes from the coding sequence GTGAACGCTCCTGAATCTTCCTCCACGACTTCCACGACCAAAACTGCTGCGCCATCTTCGCTTAGCTGGCAAAAGATTTTGGCGATTTCCATCGCTAGCAGCCTACTATTAGCAGCCGCGTTTCCTCCGCTGAATCTCTTTCCACTGGCCTGGATCGCACCGATCGGTTGGTTACTACTGATCCGCACGCCAGTACTTCCCAAGCGATCGTACTGGATCCTTTATCTGTCGGGGCTATTGTTCTGGCTGACGGTGCTTTACGGCGTGGGCAACGCACACTGGGCCACGCGACTGTTCGGCTGGCCGGTGCTTTGTGGTTATTTGGCGTGCTATACCCCGCTGTTTGTCGCGATTAGCCGCGTGATTGTTCACCGCGTACGCGTGCCGCTACCGATCGTGGCTCCGATCGTTTGGACGGCTCTTGAGTACTTCCGAGCCTACTTCGTGACTGGGTTCTCGTTGGCCCTGCTGGGACATACCCAGGTTCACCTCTTGCCCATGGTTCAAATTGCTGAATTCGTGGGAGCCTACGGTGTAAGCTTCGTGATGATGCTTGTGGCGGCGTTCCTCGTTTCATCAATACCAACAATTTGGAATGAGCCTTCGCACCCGCCTGATCCCAAAGTCCTTCGTCGCATTGTTCTCGCTTTCGTTGCGTTCGTGATCGCAATTGGGTATTACGGCTTTGGGTACTTCCTCTGGGATATGAACGGTATGCAAGAATGGGGCTACCGAGGGGATCACCACGACGAAAACGCCCGAAGCGTCCGCATCGGCCTGGTTCAAGGATCAATCGATACCGTCTTCGGCGACCCGACGCAATCTTCCCGCACGTTCGAGCAGTACACGGCTCTCACCGATCACTTGGCGAAAGCCCATCCCGATCTCGACTTGATCGTCTGGCCGGAGACGACGATGGGGGATCACATGGTCTTCGAGCTAGGTGCCGACTATGCCCCGCCGGCGGATCTGCCCATCGATGTCCAAGAACACAAGAAGCGGATCACCGATCGAGCCAACGGCTTCAACGGTTTTCTGAAAGACCTGGCCGTCAATCGCTGGCAGGCACCGCTGCTGCTGGGAACCTCTGCACTGCGATACGGCAATCAGCGGCTGGATCACTACAATACGGCCATCCACGTAGGGCACGAGGGAACCATCATCAATCGGTACGACAAGGTCCACCCGGTGATGTTTGGCGAATACGTTCCCTTCGGCGATTACGCTCCTTTTGTCTACGATTGGCTTCCCATCGGTGGAGGGCTCACACCCGGGAAAGGGCCAGTCGCGGTAGATGTCGAAGGCGTTTCGCTCGTTCCCTGCATCTGTTTCGAGAATACCGTTCCGCAGCTTGTTGCGGGACAAGTTCGCCAGCTTCACGAGCAGGGGCACGATGTTGATGCGTTGGTCACGTTGACCAACGACGGCTGGTTCTGGGGATCGAGCATCCTCGATCTGCATTTGACCTGTGCTCGGTTTCGGGCCATTGAGAACCGCCGACCGATGCTGGTCGCGGCGAACACCGGTATCTCGGCCGTGATCGCTCCTTCTGGGCACCTATCCCAATACTCTCCCGTGCGGAAGACAACGTACCTTGTCGCCGAGCTCTACCCGACCAACCGACCACTCACCTATTACACCCGCTATGGAGATTGGTTTGCTGCCGGCTGTCTGGTTCTAACGATTGTAGGGGGCGTTGCAGGGTGGCTTATCCGCCGCTGGAAAGCCCAGCCCCCTCTGTAA
- a CDS encoding ester cyclase: protein MSQLTERARDWFELVWNQRDDNAIFELSAKNAVGYAESDIRYFSMETFKEFRDNVLAAMPDLRIDIEAVIEQSPDVVVRWFLTGTHTGNGFGFPPTRSRVTLRGMTWLRADDDNKFVEGWDCWNQGRMMQIFVGALKGNPDLEEGSP, encoded by the coding sequence GTGAGCCAATTGACCGAAAGGGCCAGGGATTGGTTTGAGCTGGTATGGAATCAGCGCGACGATAACGCCATCTTTGAGTTGTCTGCGAAGAACGCTGTAGGATACGCCGAGTCTGACATCCGTTACTTCAGCATGGAGACGTTCAAGGAGTTCCGCGATAACGTTCTGGCCGCCATGCCGGACTTGCGCATCGACATCGAAGCCGTGATCGAACAATCGCCAGATGTCGTCGTTCGCTGGTTTTTGACAGGTACCCATACCGGAAACGGCTTTGGTTTTCCTCCGACCCGTTCCCGTGTCACCCTTCGCGGCATGACATGGCTGCGAGCCGACGACGACAACAAGTTTGTCGAAGGATGGGACTGCTGGAATCAGGGTCGCATGATGCAGATCTTCGTGGGTGCTTTGAAAGGGAATCCCGATCTGGAAGAAGGGAGCCCGTAG
- the glp gene encoding gephyrin-like molybdotransferase Glp, giving the protein MLSVTEALEEVSRHAFRLPTKECPAIEAMGMALAEDLISPVESPAFDKAMMDGFAVIAADTDCGNVNLEIVEEITAGNTANEVLESGQAARIMTGAPLPPGADSVIMVEDTQIDSENVDRVQILQRVKHGSHVLKQGGLLTKGQVVIPAGSVIRPVEVGILADLAGAKALVHRRPTVAIISTGDELVGPSIEPGPGQIRNTNGPMLEAMAIECGAEVKQLGIVRDNRDELSEAIKEGLQADVLLISGGMSVGVKDFGPVLLEEQGVEKVFHKVHLKPGKPLWFGKQGGSDNPTLVFGLPGNPASSLVCFHLFVRTALNELMGRSHVSPFVSGFLLTRDFVNPGNRPVFFPAYASRKDGGGATIAPLNWKGSADLATLSQANALACFEANTQYEAGQFVSAVMV; this is encoded by the coding sequence ATGCTATCCGTCACCGAGGCACTCGAAGAAGTTTCTCGCCACGCGTTTCGTCTACCTACGAAAGAGTGCCCTGCGATAGAGGCTATGGGAATGGCTCTCGCCGAAGACTTGATCAGTCCGGTCGAGTCCCCGGCGTTCGACAAAGCCATGATGGATGGCTTTGCCGTAATTGCCGCCGACACGGACTGCGGTAACGTCAATCTTGAAATCGTGGAAGAGATTACGGCTGGAAATACGGCCAACGAAGTCCTGGAATCGGGCCAGGCAGCACGCATCATGACCGGTGCACCGCTGCCGCCGGGTGCCGATTCGGTCATCATGGTCGAAGACACGCAAATCGACTCCGAGAATGTCGATCGTGTGCAGATCCTGCAGCGAGTAAAGCACGGGAGTCACGTGCTGAAGCAGGGAGGCCTGTTAACCAAGGGGCAGGTCGTGATTCCCGCAGGTTCGGTCATTCGTCCAGTGGAAGTCGGTATTCTGGCCGACCTGGCCGGAGCCAAAGCACTCGTTCATCGCCGTCCCACGGTCGCCATCATCTCGACCGGAGATGAACTGGTTGGCCCCAGCATCGAGCCCGGTCCCGGTCAAATCCGCAATACCAATGGTCCCATGCTCGAAGCTATGGCGATCGAGTGCGGGGCAGAGGTCAAACAGTTGGGCATCGTTCGTGACAATCGGGACGAACTTTCTGAAGCGATCAAAGAAGGTCTTCAAGCGGATGTTCTGCTGATCTCTGGCGGAATGTCTGTCGGTGTGAAAGATTTTGGTCCCGTGCTGCTGGAAGAGCAGGGGGTCGAGAAGGTCTTCCATAAGGTGCACCTTAAGCCGGGGAAGCCACTCTGGTTTGGTAAACAGGGAGGTTCCGACAACCCGACTCTCGTCTTCGGTCTACCAGGCAATCCGGCCAGTAGCCTGGTTTGTTTCCACTTGTTTGTCCGGACGGCGCTGAATGAGTTAATGGGTCGAAGCCATGTTTCCCCATTCGTTTCTGGCTTCTTGCTGACGCGTGATTTTGTGAATCCCGGCAATCGTCCGGTCTTCTTCCCTGCATACGCCAGCCGCAAAGATGGCGGCGGAGCGACGATTGCGCCGCTCAACTGGAAAGGATCAGCAGACCTGGCCACACTATCCCAAGCCAATGCACTCGCCTGCTTCGAGGCTAACACCCAGTACGAAGCTGGACAATTTGTGTCCGCCGTCATGGTTTAG
- a CDS encoding anthranilate synthase component II yields MILLIDNYDSFTYNLVQRLGEIDPTLDLQVYRNDQIDCATIEKLAPTHLIVSPGPCTPNEAGISVEAIKYFAEKLPILGVCLGHQSMGQAFGGTIVRAQRLMHGKTDEIYHDGKGLFEGMPNPFIATRYHSLVIKPDTLPDDFEVAAWSVMPNGEKEIMSIRHKSLPLLGLQFHPESFLSETGTDMLKRFLEIQPATSP; encoded by the coding sequence ATGATTCTGTTGATCGACAACTACGATTCGTTCACTTATAACCTCGTACAGCGGCTAGGGGAGATTGATCCGACCCTGGATCTTCAGGTCTATCGAAATGATCAGATCGACTGTGCGACCATTGAAAAACTCGCTCCGACGCACCTGATCGTTTCTCCGGGTCCGTGTACCCCTAACGAAGCGGGCATTTCTGTCGAAGCGATCAAGTACTTCGCCGAAAAGCTGCCGATCCTCGGGGTTTGCTTGGGACATCAATCGATGGGGCAGGCCTTTGGCGGAACGATCGTACGTGCCCAGCGGCTCATGCACGGCAAGACCGACGAGATCTATCACGACGGGAAGGGGCTGTTTGAAGGGATGCCCAATCCTTTCATTGCCACGCGCTATCATAGCCTGGTGATTAAGCCGGATACCTTGCCAGATGATTTTGAGGTTGCCGCTTGGAGCGTGATGCCCAACGGTGAGAAGGAAATCATGTCGATTCGCCACAAGTCGCTGCCCTTATTGGGTCTGCAATTCCACCCGGAAAGCTTTCTCAGCGAAACCGGGACGGACATGCTGAAGCGCTTTCTGGAGATTCAACCCGCCACGAGTCCCTAA